In Candidatus Zixiibacteriota bacterium, the following are encoded in one genomic region:
- a CDS encoding DUF3341 domain-containing protein, producing the protein MAKKKVVVGFIDHPDRFLEVGEKARKLGFKKLNAIMPFAVHGFEKALGIKKSWIPKAAKTMLVIGAGLGFLLQAWTSAADWPINVGGKPLVSWPAFIPIVFESGVLLAGITTFLALMHIGRFYPYKDPNVIRERLTDDQFALLIPLEENGGQDKITEFFKENDIDDTEIVEI; encoded by the coding sequence ATGGCTAAGAAAAAAGTCGTGGTCGGATTCATTGATCACCCCGATCGATTCCTGGAAGTTGGTGAAAAAGCTCGCAAACTGGGATTCAAGAAGCTCAATGCGATTATGCCGTTTGCGGTCCACGGCTTCGAGAAAGCGCTGGGGATCAAGAAGTCATGGATCCCGAAAGCGGCCAAGACGATGCTGGTGATCGGTGCGGGGCTCGGTTTTCTGCTTCAGGCCTGGACATCGGCGGCTGACTGGCCGATCAACGTAGGTGGAAAACCACTAGTCTCATGGCCGGCTTTCATTCCGATCGTTTTCGAGTCCGGGGTGCTGCTGGCCGGGATCACAACCTTTTTGGCGCTCATGCATATAGGTCGCTTCTATCCCTACAAAGATCCGAACGTTATTCGGGAGAGGCTGACCGACGATCAGTTTGCGCTTTTGATACCCCTCGAGGAAAACGGGGGGCAGGATAAGATTACGGAGTTTTTTAAGGAAAACGATATAGATGATACCGAAATTGTGGAAATATAG